The stretch of DNA CAGAAAAGAAATAATCAGAGCGGTGAAGAGAATCAAGGGAGTCTCACAGAGACAGGCTGCAAGGATATTAGGAGTATCCGATAATTTACTATTTAAAGTTTAAAGCAAAAAAGGAAGCAAAAGAACCGTCCCCTTGCTTCCCTTTGCTTCCGGTGGGAGGGCTTATGACAAAAATTAAACTTATTGCAGCAGACCTGGATGATACCATATTATCCAGGGACAGAATCATCACCCGCCGGGTTAAAGACGCTGTTGCGGCAGTGCGCGCGGCGGGTGTTCATTTCACTGTTTCCACGGGCCGCATGTTCTCTGCGGCGGCACATTTTGCCCGTCAACTGGATATTGAACTGCCCCTCATCACCTACCAGGGGGCGCTGGTGAAGAATTCATTATCCGATGAGGTCCTGCGCTACCGCCCGCTGCCGCAGGTTTATGCCAGGGAACTGATCACCCGGGTACACCAGCTGGGCTACCATATGAACGGTTACCTGGAGGACCGGTTGCTGGTCGAAAGGGACGATGAGTTGGGACGTCGCTACGCCGCCAACAATGGCGTGGAAATGGTGGTAGTGGGCGATTTTAACGAGTACTTCCATGATGACCCGACCAAGCTGGTGGTCATTGCTGAAGAGCAGCAGGTAACCCAGTTGCTGGCCGAATTGGCTCCAACCTACCAGGGGAAGGTGCACCTGTCCAAATCACTGCCGGGATACTTGGAATTTTCCCATATCCAGGCGACTAAAGGGGACGCCCTGGCGTACCTGGCCCGCTATTTTGGCGTGCCAACAGAAGAGGTCATGGCCATAG from Pelotomaculum schinkii encodes:
- a CDS encoding Cof-type HAD-IIB family hydrolase, with protein sequence MTKIKLIAADLDDTILSRDRIITRRVKDAVAAVRAAGVHFTVSTGRMFSAAAHFARQLDIELPLITYQGALVKNSLSDEVLRYRPLPQVYARELITRVHQLGYHMNGYLEDRLLVERDDELGRRYAANNGVEMVVVGDFNEYFHDDPTKLVVIAEEQQVTQLLAELAPTYQGKVHLSKSLPGYLEFSHIQATKGDALAYLARYFGVPTEEVMAIGDSYNDMEMLQYAGVGVAVANARDDVKLIADYVTSQSYGDGVVEALEKYVLNSPVHD